The DNA region GCGGTTTTCGGCGATATGTTCCTTCCAGAAATTGTAGGCATCGGAATCTCTTTCGAGATTTTCAGCAGCGTCTCCTTCAAAGATCGTCACATACAGGTTTTCTTTTGGGATTTTGTAAACTTCCGTCAACAGCTGCCAAGCAAATTCGATCGCCTCTTTTTTGAAATAATCTCCGAAAGACCAATTCCCCAACATTTCAAACATCGTGTGGTGATAGGTATCGCGACCTACATCATCCAAATCGTTGTGTTTCCCCGAAACGCGGAGACATTTCTGCGTGTCGGCAATGCGAACACTGGACGGTTCTTTGTAACCCAGGAAGTAATCCTTGAATTGCGTCATCCCCGAATTGGAGAACATCAGCGTTGGATCGTCTTTCAGACCAATCGGTGCGGAAGGTACAATCTGGTGTCCTTTTTCTTTAAAGTAATCTAAAAATTGCTGGCGTATCTGTTGTGAAGTCATATCTATTGCTTTCTGCTGTCGGCTTCCGATAATTATCGGAACTGCTGTCAGCATTTGGTAAGTGTGCAAATTTAGTGATTTTTTGGATGATTTGTATTTAGAAATATTGCTTTAATCCTTCTGTAACATATTCCAAACTTTATTAAATTTTCGATTTTCTAAATAAACCTAAATTTGATTACCCCGACCCTAAAAGGAGCAAATTTAGGTTTATTTAGAACGCAATTCTCAGTTCTCTGCGGTGACCCGAGTTTTTTTTCAATAAAAAATCCGCCCCATAAAAAACGAGATGGATTCACATCAATATTAACTTAACTAATTCTTTCTATTTCTTTTCCATCGCCTTGATCAGGATCTGCACATTCACCTCATCTTTGATGACACCGTTTGCTACCGGCATCTGGAATTTCACCCCAAACTCTTCGCGGTTGATGTCTTTCGGTTCTGTTGCGATGCTCACTTCGCCTTCTTTCACGGAAACGTTGGCATTAAACTGCACAGGTTTAGTAATCCCCTTGATCGTCAAATTTCCGTCTAAAGTTGTGTTATAATCACCAGTATCATTGTTGGTCACCTTGGTAATTTCGTAGGAAGCGGTCGGGAATTTTTCTACCTCGAAGAAGTCGCCACTTTTCAGGTGGCCTTCGAGTTTTGCTTTTTGTTCCGCATCATCCTTCATATCGACATTTTCGAGCGAAGCCATATCTGCCACGAATTTTCCGCTTTCGAGTTTTCCATCTTTCACGGTGATGTCGCCGCTTTCAAACTTGATCGTACCGAAATGGCTTGTATTATCACTTTTCACGACTTTATAACCTTTCCACTCGATTTTGCTGTTGAGCGTATCGATTACGTAACCGCTACCTTCGGTTGTCGTGGTAACTTCAGTGGTTTCGCTGGTCACAGGTTTGTCTTTACCGCAAGAAATGAGAACACCGCCTGCAATTAATGCTGAAAGCGCAGTTGTTGAAATTATTTTTTTCATCAGGAACAAAGTTTTATAACAGTCGCTAAAATAACAAAAAAAACCGAATTAACCGTAAATATCTTATTTTTGCAGGATGCTTTTAGAAATCAGCCATTTATTTTTTTCGTATTCTGAAGAGAAGCCGCTTTTTCAAAATCTCAATTTAAGGATTGATGAAGGAAAAACCATTGCACTTGCCGGTGAAAGCGGATGCGGAAAATCGACATTAATCAGCTTGATTTATGGCTTGCTCGATTGGGGAAAAGGAGAGATTATCTTTGATGGACAAAAGCTTTTCGGCCCGAAGAAAAACATCGTTCCGGGAGAAAGCGGGATGAAACTTGTGGCCCAGAATTATGATTTGATGCCGTATGCAACCGTTGCAGAAAATGTCGGAAAGTTTCTTTCGAATATTAATTTGGACGAAAAAAAGCAAACCGTGAAAGAACTTCTGGAAGTGGTGGGTTTGACGGAATATGAAAATGTGCTCCCAAAATATCTGAGCGGCGGGCAACAGCAACGGGTTTCGATTGCGCGCGCTCTTTCGGTGATGCCGAAACTTCTTTTGCTGGACGAACCTTTCAGCAATATCGATTATTCGCGGAAAGTTGAACTTCGCGAACGGCTTTTTAAGTATGTGAAGGAAAAGAAAATTTCATTAATCATCTCCACTCACGAAATTCAGGAAGTGATGCCGTGGCTGGACCAAATCGTGGTGCTGCAGGATGGAAGATTAATCCAAAACGACGCCCCGGAAGAAACGTACCGAAATCCGTACAACGAATATGTAGCACGGCTTTTCGGCGAGGTGAATGTTTTTAACGATGAAGAAAAGAAAGCATTTGGAGTCGAGAAAAGCTTCTACTTCCCTACCGAAATCAAAATTGCAGAAAACGGGCTTAAAGCTGAAGTTGTTGAAAGCAGATTCGGCGGAAACCACTATTGGAACAAGATTTCGGCAAACGGCAAAACCTTGACTGTTTTTAGCGAACATCAACTGAAAGATTCTGTACATCTTTTGTTCAAATAAAATTGGATTTCTTTTTTGAAAATCGAAAAATATTTGTATCTTTATTCCTCCCAAATAAGGAAATTTTTGGTTAATTCTCTTTCTGCCTTTAAGACGAAATTAGCTCGATGCACTCGACAACCAGTCTTTAGAAATGGAACCCTGTCCAAATCTTTCCTTTTTTTTTATTTCCTAAAGAACTGTGCTAAACCATTGTGTTTTCTGCTGTTTTTTGATTTGCTTTATATTTTAAAGCATAAAAAATCATGAACTTTTGAAAAAAAACCGTAATTTAGAGCACTTTAATTTAACCCAAAATATTTCTATGAAAACAAAATTTTACCGTCTGCTAACGCTCGCTGCATTCCTCACGGTTGCTTTGTTCAGCGCGCAAGATGCAAAGGGACCAACCTTCATCGGTACTGCCGACAAAATGTTTGTTGCTCCCGCAATTTCCACGCTGAAGAATCCTGAGGTCTTCGTGAGTGTGGAAAAAGAAATGAAAGACCGACGTTTCTACAAACACGAAATCGTACCGGGAAAAGACCCGCAGAAAACTGACGACCATTTCGTACTGAACCGTCACGAACTTGAAGGAAAGATCCCCGGAAAAACGCCAAGTCTTGTTTTTGATGCGGCTGCTTCTACTTCGCAACCAACAGACCCTGCCTTAGCAGTGGGACCCGATCACGTATTTGTGGTATTCAACACCGGTTTCATTATTTATGACAAAAACGGAACTGCTTTGACCGGTCAATTGACCCCATCAAACATTTTCGGAACCAACGGGTGCTGCGACCTTACTGCTTCTTATGACCATGTTGCTCAAAGATGGGTTGTATCGCTTCTTGGAAATGGTGCTTATGTTGCTGTTTCGAAAACCAGCAATCCTGTAACTACTCAATGGAATGTTTACCAGTATTCGGCAGTGAACGACTACCAGAAACTTTCTGTGTGGAGCGACGGATATTATATGACAGACAACACCTCATCAACCAACAAGATTTATGCTTTCGAAAGAGAAAAAATGCTTGCAGGTGATCCGGCAGCAAAAATCCTTGCGTTTCCTTTACCGGGAATCGTAACTTCAGGATTTTTCAGCCCACAATTTCTGACACTTTCTGATACCAACGCACCGTCTCCAGGAAATGTGCCTGTAGTCTATATGCAGGATGATGCTTGGAGCGGAGTATCGCAGGATCATATCAAATTATGGAATCTTAATGTAAACTGGGCAACTCCAGCGAGTTCGACCATTTCTCAACCAGTTCAGATTAACATCCAACCTTTTATTGGTGTTTTTGACGGAGGAAGTTTTTATAATTTGGTGCAGCCGAATGGAGGAGCAACGATTGATGCGCTTCAGGCAACTATCATGAATCAGGCGCAGTTCAGAAAATTTGCGACCCATAACTCCGCAGTATTCAATTTCGTGGTTGACACAGATGCCTCTGCCGCAAAAAGAGCGGGAATCAGATGGATTGAACTTCGACAGTCGGGAGACGGACAACCTTGGTCGCTCTATCAAGAAGGAACCTATACTGCAGCCGCAGGAAAACATGCATGGAACGCAAGTTTGATTATGGATATGCAGGGAAATATCGGTATGGGATATACCGCAATGGGCGGAACAGCAAATAAGTTTGTCGGTTCCTACTATACTGGCCGAAAAGCCAATGATCCACTTGGAACAATGACTATTGCTGAAACCATCATCAAAGAAGGAAACGCAAATATTCCTGGAGGAAGATATGGTGACTACTCAAAAATCGACATCGACCCATCCGACAACAAGACGATGTGGTACGACACCGAATACATGAATAACGGCAGAAAAAACGTGATCGGTGTTTTCAAGATCGCGCCTAACTATTTGAAAGATGTAGGCGTGGTGAGTATTGATACTCCGGTAACCGGAGCTTTAACCAATGCTGAAACTGTAAAAGTTAAAATCTATAATTTCGGTGAAAACCCACAATCTAACATTCCGGTTTCGTTCAAAGTTAATGGTGCCACAATTGCCACAGAAACCTATACAGGAACTATCGCGCCAGCTGCAACTGTTGACTATACCTTTACTGCAAAAGCAAATCTCAGCACTGAAGGACAGACTTATGCAATCGCGGCGGAAACTTCTCTCGCAGGTGACGAAGACCTTACCAATAATGGTATTACTAAAAACGTAACTCACGTCTTCCAATGGGATGCGAGCATGGACGAAATCACAGCTCCAGTTTCCGGCGGATTCCTGAACTCACAACCGATCAAGGTGAAAGTTTCCAACAAAGGAACACAAACCATTACCAGTCTTCCTGTTGCTTATAATGTGGACGGCGGATCATGGGTGAACGAAACCATCACAACCCCGATTCCTGCAGGTGGAACATTTGATTACACTTTCACTGCACCGTTTAATTTCTCGCAGATCAAATCCTACAATGTGACCGCGAAAACGATGCTACCAAATGATTCTGTTCCAACCAATGACGAGATCAGCAAAACGGTTGTGAATTCTGCTTGCTACACCTCTACCAATAATACCCAATACCCGATTGGACCAGGTTCCGGTGTGGTAACGAATTCAGTAATCAGCCAAACCGGTATTGGTAATATTACTAAGGTTAAAGTAAAAGTGAACCTTACACACACCTGGGTTGGAGATGTTGAAATGAAATTAATCGGACCAGACAATACCGAGGTAATGCTTGCCAACAGAAGAGGTTCTTCTGGAGACAACTACACGAATACCATTTTTGATGACGATGCTACAACTGCCATTTCTTCTGGAACCCCTCCTTTTACGGGAACATTCAAGCCAGAGTCACCACTTTCTGCTTTCAACGGAAAACCAATCACCGGAAACTGGACACTGAGAATCACCGACAAAGCAAACGGGGACGGAGGACAGTTACTAAACTGGTCACTGGAACCATGTTCCGATGCAGTACTTGCAGTTTCCCAAACCGATGTTGATAGCAATAAAGTGCAGGTAGTGAACGTTGGAAACAACAAATTCAAAGTGATATTGAAAGACAAAGCCATTACCGGAAACGTTAACATGAACCTGTATAACGGTGCAGGACAACAAGTTTTGGTTAAGAGACTAAACAAAACTACCGGCGAATACTCTACAGAATTCGATATGTCGTATGCTCCGAAAGGACTTTACATCGTTAAGCTTTCCGACGGAACCAACAACTTCTCGAAGAAAATTCTGGTAAAATAATTAATGTGAAATACTAACCAAAGAAGCTGCTGAGAAATTCAGCAGCTTTTTTTTAAAACCTATTGAGATGAAAATAGTAATATTGTGTTCCCTGTTTACAGTATTTTCCTGCACAACAATTTCGCAGAACACAGTCAGCACAAATCCTGGTCCGGAAAAATTTACGGAAATGACCGCCATTAAGAAAGACAAATGCCAGTTTCTGCTGAAAGATCAGTCGCAGCAACAATACGAAGTTCAGAACATCACCTCAAGAATTGTGGGACTGAAAGACGGCCAAAAAGTTTGGATTACGTACCAACCATTAAGAAGAATGTCTCAATGCGGCGCACAACCGATTGAGATCACGGAAGTTTATCAGGGAAAATAAAAACAGAAAACCGGAGCAAAACTTCGGTTTTTTTATGCTTTCTTCACAAATTCAGATTTCAGCGCCATCGAACCGAAACCGTCGATTTTGCAGTCGATATTGTGGTCGGAATCTGGGCGGAGACGGATGTTCTTCACCTTTGTTCCCGCTTTCACCGGTTTGGGCGCACCTTTCACCGGCAAATCTTTAATCACCGTCACGGAATCGCCATTTTGCAGCTCATTTCCGTTTGAATCAAAAACTTTCTCGGCACTGTCGGTCTCCTTTGGATCCCACTCTTGGAAACATTGGGAGCAAACCATCAGATTATCCTGCTCATAAGTAAACTCCGATTGGCATTTCGGGCAAAGTAGTGTGTCGCTCATTTTTTTCTTTTTTGCAAAAATAGGACTTTAATTTTAGTGGAAACCGCTTCAAAGAGATTATGAAATTATTTTGCCACTATAATCTTGCCACTAATGCACGAATGAAAAATCCAAAATAATAAACCGCAAAGATTTTCTTTCAAGACTCAAAATAAAGTTAAACAAAGATTGCGGATAAATCCGTTGATTAACCTCGCTTCAATAATTCGGTTTACCGGGGAAATTTTGTGTGGTTTCTCTCGCGGATTGCGGGGATTACGCTGATCTTATTTTATTTGCCACTAATGCACGAATGATGATTTCAAAACTTTTATCGCAAAGATTTCATTTTCATCATTCAAATTTTAGTCGAGAAGAGTCTTCGGATAAATCCGTTGATTAGCGCGCTTCATCAATTCGCTTTAGCGGATAAGACTTTGCCATCTTAAAATAAAGAATGATTTAGATAATTCTTTGCAGTTTATATTCTCGCAGATTGCGGGGATTGCAGGGATTGCGCTGATCGTGAACTTTGGCAAAGTTGATAACCTCAATAGTTGAAATCTAAAAGATAATTATTACATCAATCAAATGTTAACAATTTTATAAAAACGGTAGATTTTACCTTGAAACAAATTAATCTTGAATTACACTCAATAAAATTTATATTTCATCATCAATTTCCACCTGTTCGCCATGTAAAACCTCAATGAGTAGCATTAAAAAAATTGCTTTATTTTCTGCTGCCGGTTCTTCTTTCCGTGAATGCATTTGCCCAAAAAGACAGAACTCAAGACAGTTTGCAAAATATTCTGAAGAAAAACCCCAGCGATATTTATACACAGAAATCACTATTGTACCACTATGTGAAAAAAGCAGATACCGCACTGCTAAAAAGAGAACTCGCAAAAGCTGGTGAAACTTTTAAAAATAATGAGGATTACTCGCAGTTTGTGAAGGTCAACACAGTGTATATCGACATCATCAAAGGGAACACGGAACTTGCCACAAAAAAATCGGTGAATTTGAAAAGCACCTTTCGCCGAACAAAAATTTTCCTCTAACAACGTTTACCATAAACTCCATTAAAGGATATCTGCAGACCCGCGAAGGAAACCATCAACTTGCATTGGAAAATTACGAGAAAATCACCAATACCATTAATGAAAACAAGCTGGAAAAGAAGCATTTCGTAACCGATTACCTGAACTATGGAAACACGCTAATTGGTTTAGGACAGTACGAGAAAGCACTGCAAATCCTTTTCGAAACCGTATCTACCAAACGGGAAATAATATACTACTAAAAATAATCATTCACATATCGTTCCAAAGCCGCCACTCGCGGCTTTGCTTTTTTTCACATTCCACACAAAATTCCAGCAAACTCCTACCCTTCCAATTCCCGCCCCAACTTCCACCCAAAAACCCTATTTTTGCAGAAATTTGCAGAAAGCTGATTGCCGACTGCCGAAAGCATATAACAAATGGAACTCATCCACCGCAACCTCCTGATCGGGATCCACGACTCGCTGCAGGAAACCTTCTTCGAAAAAAATAAATACGCCGACAAAGTCATCGAGCGGCTCCTGAAATCCCACAAAAAATGGGGAAGCCAGGACAGAGCCGTGGTTTCGGAGATTTTCTATAATATTATCCGTTGGAAAAGACGATTGGAGTATTATATGGGAGAAGGCGTGAAACCAGGCAATATCTACAAGTTGATTTTGGCGTATCTGCTGTGGAGCAAAACCCATTACAAAAAATTTGAGGAGTTTGAGGGAATCAAGATTGCCGATATTCTGACTAAACTCAAGAAAGGAACCGTTCCCACCAAAGCCATCGAATACTCGATTCCCGACTGGCTCGCCGAAACTTTAGAAAAAGAACTCGGCAAAAACTGGGAGAAGGAAATGGACGCGCTTAACGAACAGGCGCCGACAATCCTTCGTGCAAACACCTTGAAGACGACGCCGAAACATCTCGTGGAAGAACTGAAGGAAGAAAACGTTCAAAGTTTCCAGATCAGAAACTATCCCGACGCAGTGCAGCTCGAGGAGAAGAAAAACGTGTTCCTCACCTCTGCTTTTAAGGAAGGTTTGTTTGAAGTTCAGGATGCTTCCTCGCAGAAAATCGGCGAATTCCTCGATGTGAAGGAAGGAATGCGCGTCGTAGATGCTTGCGCAGGTGCAGGTGGAAAAACTTTGCATTTGGCGGCATTGATGAAAAACAAGGGACAAATCATCGCCCTCGATATTTTCGAGTGGAAACTGGCGGAACTGAAACGCCGCGCCAAAAGAGCCGGAGCTCACAATATTGAAACACGATTCATCGAAGACAATAAAGTCATCAAGCGGCTTCACGAAAAAGCAGACCGTCTCCTGATCGACGCGCCGTGTTCAGGTTTGGGAGTGCTGAAGAGAAACCCCGACTCCAAATGGAAAATTGACCAGGACTTCATCGACAGAATTAAAGGCGAACAGCAGCAAATCCTGCAGGACTACTCGAAAATGTTGAAGAAAGGCGGAAAAATGATTTATGCGACCTGCTCCATTTTACCCTCAGAAAACAACAAACAGGTTGAAGTTTTTCTGAAAAACAATCCTGAATTCCAGTTAGTAAAAGACCAGAAGATAATGCCGAGTGAAGGTTTCGACGGATTTTATATGGCGCTGATCGAAAGAACTCAATAATCTGTAATTTGGCCAAAATAATGCTTATGAACAATACAGTAACCGACAACTATGACAAGCTGAAATATTCGCTTTTTATTTTGCCTCTGCTTTTGTTGGCCGCCATTGCATTTTATCTTTATTCGCAACATTCGCTTTCCACAGAGGGTTATATCAACATTCAGAAAGACTGGTTCTATTCCATGAATGGCGAACTGTCACAATTCCCCGAAACGGAATTCAACCTCACGCAGATCGGCGACTCGCTGATTTCTCTTTCATTGTTGGCGGTTTTTGTCATTTATGCCCCTAAAATTTGGGAAGCCGTAGTGTCTGCATCACTGGTTTCTTTACTTTTCTCTCAACTGTTCAAGAAACTATTTTCCGTTCCGCGACCGGCTGCAGCTTTCGACAACAGCACTTTCGAGATTATCGGCAAAACGTTGAACGGACACAGCAGTTTACCATCGGGACATTCCATCACCATTTTCACGATGCTCACTGTTTTGATGTTCGGTTTTATGCCGCAAAAACTTCTTCTAAAAATCTTTTGGTTCATCCCGTTTATCATCTTAGGATTGGTTTTGGTTCTCACCAGAGTCGGCGTTGGAGCACACTACCCGCTCGACACCATCATTGGCGGAATTATCGGCTATATCTCAGGAATTTCAGGAATCTTCATCAGCAGGAAATATAAAATCTTCAGCTGGATCGGCAACCGAAAATTTTACCCGATTTTTATGGTGTTGTTCCTGGTTTGTGCCATCATAACCATTATTAAAATTACAGAAAACAACTTGCCCGTTTTTTACTGTTCCACTTTCAGTCTGCTTGTCGCACTGTTTTTAATCACCCGAAAATATGTTCAAAAATAATATCAGTTTACTGCGCTTTTCGCTGATTATGAGTGTGATTAATTTTGCACTTTTTCACTACCCATTTTTTAAGTACGTTTTCACAAACCTCGACTACAAAAGCTTTAACGGTGTTTTAATGATCGTGAGCTTAATCATTTTGATGGTGGTCGCAAACGCGTTTGTGTACTACCTTTTTCTCTTTATTTCACAACCTGTCGGAAAATTTCTGATGGTTCTCACCTTCATCATCAGTTCGATATCGGTGTATTTCATCAACACTTATGGCGTGATTATCGACGAAAGTATGATCGGGAATGTCTTTAACACCAAATACAGCGAGGCAAGCAGTTTCTTCTCCTGGAAATTTGTGGCGTATGTCATCTTTTTTGGAATCCTACCCTCTATTTATATTATTAAGGCAAAAATCATTAAACCGACCGTAAAAAGGTTTTTCATCAATATTGGTTTAACGCTCCTATTTATGTTGGTCGCAGTTTTCATCAATGCGGCAAACTGGCTATGGATCGACAAAAACTCCAAGCAACTCGGCGGTTTGGCAATGCCGTGGTCTTATTCGGTAAATGCTGCCCTTTTCCAAATCCATAAATACAAGGAGAACAAAAAGGAAATCCTGCTTCCAAATGCAACCATCAAAGACAAAAAGAAATCGGTGGTCGTACTGGTAATCGGTGAATCAGCCAGAAGCCAAAACTTCTCTCTTTATGGTTACGGAAAAAACACCAACCCGCTTCTTTCCAAAACGGAGAATGTTTTTCATTTTAATGCAACTTCGTGTGCAACCTACACAACGGCGGGAGTGAAATGCATTCTCGAACACAAAGATACGGGTGATCTCTATGAAATTCTGCCGAATTATCTCGACAGAAACGGTGTAGATGTCGTTTGGCGCACCACCAATTGGGGAGAACCGCCTGTACACATCAAAAATTACCAGACGACGGAAGTTCTTTCGCGCGACTGTAAAACCAACTGCAACTACGATGAAATCCTGCTCACCAATCTCAAAGAGCAGATTCTTTCAAGCACCAAAGACAAATTCCTGATCATCTTGCATACCAGTACAAGTCACGGACCGACCTACAGCAAGAAATATCCTGCGAGATTCGAAACTTTCAAGCCAGTCTGCAACAGTGTGGAATTGGGGCAATGTTCGCAGGAAGAGCTGATCAATGCTTACGACAACACGATTGTTTATACTGATTATCTGCTTCACAAAATCATCGAGGATCTGAAACAACTCAACGGATTTGAAAGCACGATGATGTTTGTCTCTGACCACGGTGAATCATTGGGCGAGAAAAATCTCTATATGCACGGCGTTCCGATGAGTTTTGCACCAAAGGAACAAATCGAAATCCCCTTCATTGTTTGGGTAAGCGAAAATTCTAAAAAACTGAAACCCAACAATAATCTTTCCCAAAATCATGTTTTCCACAGCGTTTTAAATTTCCTTGGAATAGAAAGCCCGATCTATGATGAGAAGATGAATATTTTTGAATAGGTTGAGGTTACGGTTAAGGTTGAGGTTGAGGTTGAGAAAAAAACAAACCCGTTCAGGAATTGCTGAAAGGGTTTGTTGTTATTACAATTTGTCTTTTAATTCTTGATAAACTTGGAAGTTATAATTCCATTCTCTGTTTGAAGTTTAATGATATACAATCCTTTTGCAAGGTTTGAGACCTGTATTTTCTTCACATTATTTTCAGTTGCGGTAAGCATCTTTCCACTGAGATCGTATATCTCGACTTTTGTAATTTTTTGGTCCGTCTGAATGTTCAGGATATCTGATGTCGGGTTTGGATAAAGCGTCGCAATGAAAGTTTTAGACTCTCCCGTACCAAGAATGAATGTCTGGGTTACAGTGATTGTTTTAGATGGTACTCCAGTTCCCGAAAACAATACGCTTGCAGATCGGTTACTTCCAGTGTCGTTGGTTGTTGGAGCCATGATGATTTTAGCATTGAAAATTATAAAGGTATCCTGTCCGTCGGTAACGCATTTAACCTTTGGATTTCCCGAAAAATAATCACCCGCAAGTTGACTCACCCAAACCGCATTACCGCTGCTGTCTATTTTGAGAAGGAAAGACTGAGCATTTGGTGTAGAGGCAATCGTTGTGCTACCCGCACTAATGCTACCGGAAAACTGACCGTAAACATAGATGTTCTCAGATGAATCTACATGTGCGTATCTGGGAGTGATAATTCCTTTATTACCAGCATTGAATGTCTTTGCCCATACATTAGAACCATCTGAAACTGCTAATTTCAGAACAAAAAGATCATCCAAACCAACAGGATTTGCCGATAATCCGTTAATTCCAATTTCAGAAGAGTTCGTCGTGCCTACTGCAAATGGCTGTCGGTAGTTTCTACCCAAGACAACATATTGCCCTTCTTAGAATTGAGCTGCATCAACCTTGTATTGAGCGGTGCAGTCTGTGCATTTATGCTGATTCCTGTCGCAAGTGTAAAACTTAAGAGCAAAACACTGTAAGCTAATAGATTTATTCTCATTTAAAAAATATTTACTACCCGCAAATATTAAAATTGATCTTACAAAAAATAAACTGAAGTATTAAACTTTATTAAAAGCTCCACATTCTCTCAACTTAAAAAATTTAACCAAAAATAGGTGGAAAAACAATCCATTCCTTTAATTATTTCTAAATATCATATAATTATAATATTTTTTAAACTTTTTGAAAATAATTATTTCATTACATAAACATTCTCTTTATTATTGCATCATAATTTTAACAAACAAAACTTTAGTTCCGAAACTTCTACTGAAACGAACTTGAAACTTCTTGCCTGCTGCAAGCAGGGAAACTCGGAACTTGAAACAAAAAATTGATTTATGTGCGGAATAGTATGCCTGTTTGATGCAAAACAAAAAACCGAAACCTTAAGACCACAGATACTCGAAATGTCGAAGAAGATCCGCCACCGCGGTCCCGACTGGAGCGGAATCTTCCAAAACGAAAAAGTAATTTTCTCCCATGAACGACTGGCGATTGTGGATCCCACTTCTGGGAAACAGCCGCTTTTTACCAAAGATGGAAAAGTGGTTCTCGCCGTAAATGGTGAAATCTACAACCACCAGGAACTGAGAAAGGAATTCCCCGATTACGAATTCCTGACCAACTCCGACTGCGAGGTGATTCTCGCCCTTTACCGAAAATATGGAAAGGACTTTCTCGAAAAACTCAACGGGATTTTCGCCTTTGCCTTATACGACATTGAAAACGACATCTACCTCATCGGTCGCGACCACATGGGAATCTGCCCGCTTTACCAAGGGTGGGACAGAAACGGAAATTACTACGTCGCATCCGAACTCAAAGCGCTGGAAGGAGTGTGCAAAACCATCGAAGTATTTCTTCCCGGTCATTTTCTTTACAGCAAAGACGGTTTCGAAACGCAGCAATGGTACCACCGCGACTGGCAGGATTTCGAAAATGTCAAGGACAACGAAACCGATATTTCAGGAATCAGAAAAGCACTCGAGGATGCGGTTCACCGCCAGTTGATGACCGATGTTCCGTATGGAGTTTTGCTTTCGGGCGGACTGGATTCTTCCATCATCGCGGCCGTTACGGCAAAATACGCACGAAACAGAATTGAGAGCGGCGACACTCAGGAAGCGTGGTATCCGCGGCTGCACAGTTTCGCGGTGGGCTTGAAAGGTTCACCCGATTTGGTGGCGGCCCAGAAAGCGGCGGATCATATCGGCTCCATCCACCACGAAATCCACTTCACGGTTCAGGAAGGACTGGATGCGGTGAAAGACGTTATCTACCACCTCGAAACTTATGATGTAACGAC from Chryseobacterium suipulveris includes:
- a CDS encoding phosphatase PAP2 family protein, whose translation is MLMNNTVTDNYDKLKYSLFILPLLLLAAIAFYLYSQHSLSTEGYINIQKDWFYSMNGELSQFPETEFNLTQIGDSLISLSLLAVFVIYAPKIWEAVVSASLVSLLFSQLFKKLFSVPRPAAAFDNSTFEIIGKTLNGHSSLPSGHSITIFTMLTVLMFGFMPQKLLLKIFWFIPFIILGLVLVLTRVGVGAHYPLDTIIGGIIGYISGISGIFISRKYKIFSWIGNRKFYPIFMVLFLVCAIITIIKITENNLPVFYCSTFSLLVALFLITRKYVQK
- the eptA gene encoding phosphoethanolamine--lipid A transferase EptA, with amino-acid sequence MFKNNISLLRFSLIMSVINFALFHYPFFKYVFTNLDYKSFNGVLMIVSLIILMVVANAFVYYLFLFISQPVGKFLMVLTFIISSISVYFINTYGVIIDESMIGNVFNTKYSEASSFFSWKFVAYVIFFGILPSIYIIKAKIIKPTVKRFFINIGLTLLFMLVAVFINAANWLWIDKNSKQLGGLAMPWSYSVNAALFQIHKYKENKKEILLPNATIKDKKKSVVVLVIGESARSQNFSLYGYGKNTNPLLSKTENVFHFNATSCATYTTAGVKCILEHKDTGDLYEILPNYLDRNGVDVVWRTTNWGEPPVHIKNYQTTEVLSRDCKTNCNYDEILLTNLKEQILSSTKDKFLIILHTSTSHGPTYSKKYPARFETFKPVCNSVELGQCSQEELINAYDNTIVYTDYLLHKIIEDLKQLNGFESTMMFVSDHGESLGEKNLYMHGVPMSFAPKEQIEIPFIVWVSENSKKLKPNNNLSQNHVFHSVLNFLGIESPIYDEKMNIFE
- a CDS encoding T9SS type A sorting domain-containing protein; its protein translation is MGRNYRQPFAVGTTNSSEIGINGLSANPVGLDDLFVLKLAVSDGSNVWAKTFNAGNKGIITPRYAHVDSSENIYVYGQFSGSISAGSTTIASTPNAQSFLLKIDSSGNAVWVSQLAGDYFSGNPKVKCVTDGQDTFIIFNAKIIMAPTTNDTGSNRSASVLFSGTGVPSKTITVTQTFILGTGESKTFIATLYPNPTSDILNIQTDQKITKVEIYDLSGKMLTATENNVKKIQVSNLAKGLYIIKLQTENGIITSKFIKN
- the asnB gene encoding asparagine synthase B produces the protein MCGIVCLFDAKQKTETLRPQILEMSKKIRHRGPDWSGIFQNEKVIFSHERLAIVDPTSGKQPLFTKDGKVVLAVNGEIYNHQELRKEFPDYEFLTNSDCEVILALYRKYGKDFLEKLNGIFAFALYDIENDIYLIGRDHMGICPLYQGWDRNGNYYVASELKALEGVCKTIEVFLPGHFLYSKDGFETQQWYHRDWQDFENVKDNETDISGIRKALEDAVHRQLMTDVPYGVLLSGGLDSSIIAAVTAKYARNRIESGDTQEAWYPRLHSFAVGLKGSPDLVAAQKAADHIGSIHHEIHFTVQEGLDAVKDVIYHLETYDVTTVRASTPMYLLARVIKSMGIKMVLSGEGSDELFGGYLYYHKAPNAKEFHEETVRKLGKLHLYDCLRANKALMSWGVEGRVPFLDKEFIDVAMTINPKDKMVDKPTEKMEKWVLRKAFEDLLPDSIVWRQKEQFSDGVGYSWIDSLKAKAEEEVSDEMMANARFRFPLNTPQNKEEYRYRTIFEELFPSETAAATVPSVPSVACSTPIALEWDEAFKKMNDPSGRAVVSVHEDSY